One genomic window of Mycobacteriales bacterium includes the following:
- a CDS encoding YafY family protein, with the protein MAAERTERLMNLVICLLHTRAYLTAERLREIIPGYADAPSDEAFKRMFERDKEDLRDLGIPLEVGSHSHFDDEQGYRIPRSDYALPEIHLEADEAAAVGLAARMWSAATQGATATRALRKLESAGVELVALPEGLQPRLGAGGAGLPAVHEALRDRRRLKFAYRGANDAEPAQRRVEPWGVVCWRGRWYLVGHDLDREAPRAFRLSRVVGEPAVDGKPGSVTVPDGVDLGALVSATDAAPRTEALARVRVRHDRAMGLRRLTIDVADDGDGWDVVTVPCPDPHRLAEQVLGYGADAVILSPAEARDAVVHRLRALVEAT; encoded by the coding sequence ATGGCGGCGGAGCGCACCGAACGGCTGATGAACCTCGTCATCTGCCTGTTGCACACCCGCGCCTATCTGACCGCCGAGCGGCTGCGCGAGATCATCCCTGGGTACGCCGACGCGCCGTCCGACGAGGCGTTCAAGCGGATGTTCGAGCGCGACAAGGAGGACCTTCGCGACCTCGGCATCCCGCTCGAAGTCGGTTCGCACAGCCACTTCGACGACGAGCAGGGCTACCGGATCCCACGCTCGGACTACGCGCTGCCCGAGATCCACCTGGAGGCCGACGAGGCGGCCGCCGTCGGTTTGGCGGCGCGCATGTGGTCGGCAGCCACGCAAGGGGCGACCGCCACTCGCGCGCTTCGTAAGCTCGAAAGCGCGGGCGTCGAGCTCGTGGCGCTGCCCGAGGGCCTGCAGCCTCGCCTCGGCGCCGGCGGGGCCGGGCTTCCCGCCGTCCACGAGGCGCTGCGAGATCGCAGACGACTCAAGTTCGCCTATCGCGGCGCCAACGATGCGGAGCCGGCGCAACGGCGTGTCGAGCCTTGGGGTGTCGTGTGCTGGCGTGGCCGCTGGTACCTCGTCGGACACGACCTCGACCGCGAGGCGCCGCGTGCCTTCCGGCTGTCTCGGGTGGTGGGCGAGCCCGCCGTCGACGGCAAGCCGGGTTCGGTCACCGTTCCCGACGGCGTCGACCTCGGCGCGCTGGTGTCGGCGACGGACGCCGCGCCTCGGACCGAGGCACTGGCGCGGGTCAGGGTCAGACACGACCGTGCGATGGGGCTGCGGCGGCTGACGATCGACGTCGCGGACGACGGTGACGGCTGGGACGTCGTGACCGTTCCCTGCCCGGATCCGCATCGCCTCGCCGAACAGGTTCTCGGCTACGGCGCCGACGCGGTCATCCTGTCGCCGGCAGAAGCGCGTGACGCGGTGGTGCACCGGCTGCGTGCGCTGGTCGAGGCCACATGA
- a CDS encoding WYL domain-containing protein, whose amino-acid sequence MSGAPDHLPRLLALVPWLLAHPDTSVADVATEFGVSESQIRADVNLLWMCGLPGYGPGDLIDVEWRGDRVTLSNADTIERPLRLTPDEALALISALRALSGVPGIVSTAAIERALAKLEGAAGGTTGADKVVAATTSSADTDTEVVTTITDALARSRRVHLRYWVPARDEATERDVDPIRLFTSDATAYLAGWCHTVEDLRTFRLDRVLDATVLEQPIDVPADVRARALDAELYTPSPEDRLITLSLDPAARWAADYYQCEEVTERGDGGLVVKLRARDDAWVRRLALGLAGVATLTDPPELARQVRSAAVAALAAYDA is encoded by the coding sequence ATGAGCGGCGCGCCCGACCACCTGCCGCGGCTACTCGCACTCGTGCCGTGGCTGCTCGCGCATCCGGACACCTCAGTCGCCGACGTCGCCACCGAGTTCGGCGTCAGCGAGTCGCAGATCCGGGCCGACGTGAACCTGCTGTGGATGTGCGGGCTGCCCGGCTACGGCCCCGGTGACCTGATCGACGTCGAGTGGCGCGGCGACCGCGTGACCCTGTCCAACGCCGACACGATCGAGCGACCGCTGCGGCTCACCCCCGACGAGGCGCTCGCCCTCATCTCCGCATTGCGTGCGCTGTCCGGCGTACCCGGGATCGTGTCGACGGCCGCCATCGAGCGTGCCCTCGCCAAGCTGGAAGGTGCCGCCGGCGGTACGACGGGAGCCGACAAGGTGGTCGCCGCCACGACCAGCAGCGCGGACACGGACACCGAGGTGGTCACCACCATCACCGACGCACTCGCCAGGTCTCGCCGGGTGCACCTTCGCTACTGGGTACCGGCGCGCGACGAGGCGACCGAGCGCGACGTCGACCCGATCCGGTTGTTCACCAGTGACGCAACGGCCTATCTCGCCGGCTGGTGCCACACCGTCGAGGACCTGCGCACGTTCCGGTTGGACCGGGTGCTCGACGCAACGGTGCTGGAGCAGCCGATCGACGTTCCCGCAGACGTGCGGGCTCGCGCGCTCGACGCCGAGCTCTACACACCGTCGCCGGAGGACCGGCTGATCACGCTGTCGCTCGATCCGGCTGCGCGTTGGGCCGCCGACTACTACCAGTGCGAGGAAGTGACCGAGCGCGGCGACGGCGGGCTGGTCGTCAAGCTGCGGGCACGCGACGACGCCTGGGTACGCCGGCTCGCGCTGGGCCTGGCCGGGGTCGCAACGCTGACCGATCCGCCGGAACTGGCCCGACAAGTCCGGTCTGCGGCGGTTGCGGCCCTCGCGGCCTACGACGCGTAG